The following nucleotide sequence is from Nitratidesulfovibrio termitidis HI1.
GTCGTCGGGATTTTCGCGCTGGGCGGCGGCGTAGGTTTCCGCAGCCTGACGGAACTGCCCTTCTTCCATCTGCGACGAGGCGCGCATGCTGGTAGTGGCGCAGCCCGTAACGGCAAACGCCGCCAACACGGCGGCGAGGGTAAGCGTGCGAAGGTTGGTGTTCATGGTGTTCTCCTGCCTGCCGGGGTGCATGACGGCCTCGGTACGGGCAGCACCATCATAAGCACGGCCCGGCGGCGCGCAAGGTGTACGTGCGCCCTATCCCGCCATTATCACAAACATTTGCATTGGCTGTGCCATGTGCGCATACAGAGGCAGGGTAGTAGATCGGGTGGTCGTGTCGTGCAGCCCTGATCCCGGCCAGCCCGCCCCGCCATCCTGCCCTTTTCCTTGCGCCCAGTCCGAACGCACGGACAGGCCAGACAGGAAGCAAAAACCCCCCCGGAAGCTCACCGCTTCCGGGGGCGTCATCATTCGCCAATCTGCCGTATCTACGCAACTCTTCCCAATCTTACAGGGCCTTTTCCACCATCTCGCCAAAGGCCACGGTGCCCACGGTGGTGGCGCTGGCCATCTGCGAGGCCAGGTCCACGGTGACGGTGCGGTTGCCTATGGTGGTGTTGATGGCGTTGTAGATGCGGGTGGCCGCATCGTTCCAGCCCATGTGTTCCAGCATCAGCGCGCCGCACAGGATGAGGCTGCCGGGGTTGGCCTTGTCCTGCCCGGCAATGGTGGGCGCCGTGCCGTGGGTGGCTTCGAAGAAGGCCAGCGAGTCGGACATGTTCACGCCCGGCGCAAGGCCAAGGCCGCCCACCTGCGCGGCCAGCGCGTCGGACAGGTAGTCGCCGTTCAGGTTGGGGGTGGCGATCACGCTGTACTGGTCGGGGCGGATCAGCACTTCCTGGAACATGGCGTCGGCAATGCGGTCCTTCACCACCACCTTGCCCGCCGCGCCCCCGGCGTCGGCTTCCAGCACGGCGGCGTCGGCGAACTCGTCGCGCACCACTTCATAGCCCCATTCGCGAAAGCCGCCTTCCGTGAACTTCATGATGTTGCCCTTGTGCACCAGCGTAAGGCTGGACCGCTTCTGGGCCACGGCAAAGTCCATGGCGCGGCGCACCAGCCGCTTGGAGCCGCGCGCGGTCATGGGCTTGATGCCCACGGCGCTTTCCGGGTCCACGTTGGCGCCCAGTTCGTTGCGCAGAAAGTCGATGAGCCGCTTGGCTTCCGGCGTGCCCGCCTTGTATTCGATGCCCGCGTACACGTCCTCGGTGTTTTCGCGGAACACCACCATGTCCACCAGGTCCGGCCGCTTCACGGGCGACATGATGCCCTCGAAGTAGCGGATGGGCCGGATGCAGGCGTACAGATCCAGCGTCTGGCGCAGGGTGACGTTAAGGCTGCGGAAGCCCTTGCCCACCGGGGTGCCCAGCGGCCCCTTGATGGCCAGTTCCGCGCCGCGCAGGGCCTGCATGGTGGCCTCGGGCAGGTATTCGCCAGTGGCGGCGTAGGCCTTTTCACCGGCCAGCAGTTCCTTCCATTCGATGGAGCGCGCGTCGCCGTAGGTTTTCGCCACCGCCGCATCGATGACGGGACGGGCGGCCTTCCATACGTCGGGGCCGATGCCGTCGCCTTCAATCCAGTAGACCGTCTTCCGCATGGAGGCGCTCCTTTGCGCAGACCCCGCCGGGGCGGGGCCGTACTGTCGTGCTGATGTCGTGCTGCCGAAAAGCAGCCGGGCGGCGTGCCGCCCGGCCTTGTATCACGTGCTTCCGGTGGGATCCGGTGTACCCTTGGGGGTCAGTTCCGGTAGCCGGTTTGGCGGATTTTGTCAAAACGGGACCGTCCCCCGCGCAGGGCTGAACGGTCCCGAAGGTTTGCGAATGCTGTTGCGCCGCATGGGGGCGCCGGGCAGGGTGCTACCCCGCCCAGCCCACCCAACCCCGCTACTTCCACGCGGCCAGAAACGATTCGGCGCTGTTGCCCGCGTCGATGTGGCGCAACAGGGCAGAGCCGAACACCACCGCATCGGGCCGGTCGGGGAAGCCTTCCAGCTGCTTCGGTTCCTTGATGCCGAAGCCCAGCGCCAGCGGCAGGCGAAAGGCCTTGCGCGCGCGGGCCAGCGTCTGCGGCACCTCCGGCGGCAGGCCCTCGCGCACGCCGGTGATGCCCAGCACCGACACCACGTACACGTAGCCGGAGGCCACGGCGGCGTATTCGGCCATGCGTTCCTCGCTGGTGTTGGGGCCGACAAGGGCGATGAGGTCTATGCCCCGCGCGGCCAGCAGCGCGCGCATCTCCGCGTCTTCCTCCAACGGCAGGTCGGGCACGATGAAGCCCGCCACCCCCGCCGCCGCCGCGTCCGCCGCCAGGTTTTCCAACCCGTATTGCAGGAACGGGTTGTAGTAGCCCATCAGCACCAGCTCGGCGTCGTAGCGGCCCGCGCGGGCCTTCAGGCCGTCCAGTATCCAGCGCAGGGTCACGCCGTTTTCCAGCGCGCGCAGCGATGCCGCCTCCACCACCGGGCCGTCGGCCACCGGGTCGGAGAACGGCACGCCGATCTCGATGACATCCGCGCCGCCGCGATCAAGGCCGTCCATTTCGTCCCAGAAGCGGTCCAGCGTGGGAAAGCCCGCCGTCAGAAAGGGCACCAGCGCGGGCCGCCCCGCCGCGTTGGCGGCAGCCACGCGGGCTTCCAGCCGCGACACCGGGGCATCGGGCAGCATGTCGTTCATGTCGGTATGAATGGCCGCGCTCATGCCAGCTCTCCTTCGCGGAACAGCACTTCCCGCACGATTTCCATGTCCTTGTCGCCCCGGCCCGAAAGGTTGACCACCACGTGTCCCCCGGCAGGCAGCTTGTCCCGGTTGTTCAGCACCCACGCCAGCGCGTGCGACGATTCCAGCGCGGGGATGATGCCCTCGCGCCGGGTCAGGGCCTGGAAGGCCCCCAGCGCCTGACTGTCGGTGGCCATGCCGTAGGTCACCCGGCCAATGGCCCCCAGATACGCGTGCTCCGGCCCCACGCCTGGGTAGTCCAGCCCGGCGGACACGGAGTGCGACGGCTCGATCTGACCGTCCGCGTCCTGCAGCAGCATGGTCATCTGGCCGTGCAGCACGCCGGGGCGGCCCAGGTTGATGGGCGCGGAATTGTAGCAGCCCGGCTCGCCGGTGCCTGCCGCCTCTACCCCCACGATGCGCACCGAGGCGTCATCCACGAACGGATGGAACATGCCGATGGCGTTGGAGCCGCCGCCCACGCAGGCCACCACCATGTCGGGCAGCTGGCCCGTGCGCTCCAGCATCTGGGCGCGGGTTTCGCGCCCGATGACGCATTGCAGGTCGCGCACCAGCGTGGGGAAGGGGTGCGGCCCCGCCGCCGTGCCGAAGCAGTAGTGCGTGGAATCCTGCTGGGCAATCCAGTAGCGCAGGGCCTCGTTGATGGCGTCCTTCAGGGTCTTGGTGCCGCTCTGCACGGGCACCACCTTGGCCCCCAGCAGCTTCATGCGCATGACGTTGGGGGCCTGACGCACCACGTCCGTCGCGCCCATGTAGATCACGCATTCCATGCCCAGACGCGCCGCCGCCGCCGCCGTGGCCACGCCGTGCTGGCCCGCGCCCGTTTCCGCCACCAGCGCGGTCTTGCCCATGTACTTGGCCAGCAGCGCCTGCCCAAGCGTGTTGTTGACCTTGTGCGCGCCGGTGTGCAGCAGGTCTTCGCGCTTCAGCCACAGGTTCACGCCCAGTTCCGCCGACAGCGTGGGGCAGGCCGTGAGCGGGGTTTCGCGCCCGGCAAAGTTGCGCAAAAGGTCGTCCAGTTCCGCCCGGAACTTGTCCGAGGGCAGGATGTCGCGCATGGCGGCTTCCAGTTCCCGCAGCGGCGGCATGAGCAACTCGGGCACGAACTGCCCGCCGAACTCGCCGAAATAGCCTTTTTTCATGGTGGTATCCTTTGGCGCGGGAGCGCCAGTTGGTATCGACTATGCCGTGCGCAGCACCGCAAGGGCGGCGGCCACGCGGGTTGCATCCTTCTGGCCGGGGGCGCTTTCCACCCCCGAATTGAGATCGACGCCGATCAGCATGGCGGGGTCATGGCCGCCGCAGGCGGCAACGGCGCTGGCCGCGTTGTCCGGGGTCAGACCGCCCGCCAGCAGCCACGGCGCGCCGGGAGCCAGACCGCGCAAGGCGGCCCAGTCCATGGTGGCCCCGTGACCGCCGCCGCTGGTGCCCGCATCCAGCAGAAAGCAGCGCACATGCGGGGCAAGCCCGGCGAGTTCTGCTTCCAGCGCGGTGCGGTCCGCATGCCGTTGCGGCCATGCCACGCGAACGACCCGTTCACGCCCCACCCGGTCGCAGAAGGCGGCATCCTGCCCGCCGTGCAACTGGGCGAAGTCCAGCCGGACCGCGTCCATGATGGCCAGCACCTCGTCGGCGGACTGTTTCACGAACACCCCCACCCGCGCCATGCCATGGCTGCGCAGCCCGGCAGCCACGGCGGGCGTTACCGCGCGCGGGCTGGCCGGGTGGAAGATGAACCCGCACAGGTCCACCCCGGCCTCCGCGCAGGCGTCCGCATCCTGCTGCCGGGTCAGGCCGCAGACCTTCACCAGCAGGCGGTTGGGACTATCGAACAGGGCGGCTGGTGTCATCGGGCACCTTCGTTTTCGCAGCAATCCGGCACGACAGGTTTTTCGTTCTCCGGCAAGGAAGGCGAGCCCGACGCGCAGGGAGCGTACTCCGACCGTACGTGACCGGAGCAGGCGGCGCAGCCTGACGACGCCGGAGGACGAAAGGACGGAGTGCCCTCGCGTCCGAGGAGACGCATCAGCGAACCTTCAAGGTCGCCCCCATCCATCAGCGCGGTGCCCACCAATGCCGCGTCATACCCGGCATCGGCGGCTTCCGCCAGGTGGCGGTATTCGGCGATGCCGCTGGCCGCTATCCAGACCTCGTC
It contains:
- the icd gene encoding NADP-dependent isocitrate dehydrogenase; amino-acid sequence: MRKTVYWIEGDGIGPDVWKAARPVIDAAVAKTYGDARSIEWKELLAGEKAYAATGEYLPEATMQALRGAELAIKGPLGTPVGKGFRSLNVTLRQTLDLYACIRPIRYFEGIMSPVKRPDLVDMVVFRENTEDVYAGIEYKAGTPEAKRLIDFLRNELGANVDPESAVGIKPMTARGSKRLVRRAMDFAVAQKRSSLTLVHKGNIMKFTEGGFREWGYEVVRDEFADAAVLEADAGGAAGKVVVKDRIADAMFQEVLIRPDQYSVIATPNLNGDYLSDALAAQVGGLGLAPGVNMSDSLAFFEATHGTAPTIAGQDKANPGSLILCGALMLEHMGWNDAATRIYNAINTTIGNRTVTVDLASQMASATTVGTVAFGEMVEKAL
- a CDS encoding phosphoribosylanthranilate isomerase, which codes for MTPAALFDSPNRLLVKVCGLTRQQDADACAEAGVDLCGFIFHPASPRAVTPAVAAGLRSHGMARVGVFVKQSADEVLAIMDAVRLDFAQLHGGQDAAFCDRVGRERVVRVAWPQRHADRTALEAELAGLAPHVRCFLLDAGTSGGGHGATMDWAALRGLAPGAPWLLAGGLTPDNAASAVAACGGHDPAMLIGVDLNSGVESAPGQKDATRVAAALAVLRTA
- the trpB gene encoding tryptophan synthase subunit beta translates to MKKGYFGEFGGQFVPELLMPPLRELEAAMRDILPSDKFRAELDDLLRNFAGRETPLTACPTLSAELGVNLWLKREDLLHTGAHKVNNTLGQALLAKYMGKTALVAETGAGQHGVATAAAAARLGMECVIYMGATDVVRQAPNVMRMKLLGAKVVPVQSGTKTLKDAINEALRYWIAQQDSTHYCFGTAAGPHPFPTLVRDLQCVIGRETRAQMLERTGQLPDMVVACVGGGSNAIGMFHPFVDDASVRIVGVEAAGTGEPGCYNSAPINLGRPGVLHGQMTMLLQDADGQIEPSHSVSAGLDYPGVGPEHAYLGAIGRVTYGMATDSQALGAFQALTRREGIIPALESSHALAWVLNNRDKLPAGGHVVVNLSGRGDKDMEIVREVLFREGELA
- the trpA gene encoding tryptophan synthase subunit alpha yields the protein MLPDAPVSRLEARVAAANAAGRPALVPFLTAGFPTLDRFWDEMDGLDRGGADVIEIGVPFSDPVADGPVVEAASLRALENGVTLRWILDGLKARAGRYDAELVLMGYYNPFLQYGLENLAADAAAAGVAGFIVPDLPLEEDAEMRALLAARGIDLIALVGPNTSEERMAEYAAVASGYVYVVSVLGITGVREGLPPEVPQTLARARKAFRLPLALGFGIKEPKQLEGFPDRPDAVVFGSALLRHIDAGNSAESFLAAWK